The segment AGAGGGGCCAGTTTTTAACTTAGAGGAGATTATTTGGGAGTAGAACTTGCTGTAGAGATTGGGAAATTAAAGCTGAAGAAGCCGGTTTTGGTTGCTTCGGGAACATTTGGGTTTGATGATGATTATGAGGAGTTGGTTAAGAGTAATTGTTTGGGTGCATTGGTAACAAAAACCCTTACTCTCAAACCCCGCCAAGGAAATCTTCCTCCGCGGATAGTAGAGACGCCATCTGGAGTACTTAATTCCATCGGTTTGCAGAATAAAGGTATAGATTTTTTTCTGGCAGAAGAAATACCCGCTCTTTCTAAATTTGAAATTCCGATTATTGTAAGTATTGCCGGAGAACGTATTGAGGATTATGGTTTATTGGCAAAAAGATTAGATAAAGAAAAGAAGATTTCTGCTTTAGAAATAAACATCTCCTGCCCTAATGTAGAGTCTGAAGAGGAATGTCTCTTTGCTCAGGATGCTTATCTTACCTACGGCGTAGTTAAAGCGGTGAGAGAGTCTACAGATAAGACAGTTATTGCTAAACTTTCCCCCAATGTTACAAACATCGTTCCCATTGCTCAGGCTGCCTTTGATGCCGGAGCAGATGCCTTGGCTTTAGTGAATACTTTTTTTGGCATGGACATCGATATCGAGACAAAAAAGTCAAAACTGGGGAGTTTTTATGGAGGATTAAGTGGGCCGGCAATTAAACCCCTCGCTTTATACATGGTTCATAAGGTGAAGAAGGCAGTTAATTTACCTCTTATTGGAATGGGCGGTATTGTTTCCTCATACGATGCTTTGCAGTTTTTTATATTAGGAGCAACTTGCGTGGCTATAGGAACAGGTAATTTTGTTAATCCTCAGATTGCCAAAGAGATCCTGGAAGGCATTGAGGCATATCTAGAAAAACATAAGTTGAGAAACATAAAGGAAATTATAGGGACAATAAAAATTTAAGTTAAATTTGATTAATTTATTCTAATAAGCAAGACAATGAAAAAACAGATTACTAACCGTCTTATTGTCGCTTTAGATATGGAAAAGATTGCCGCAGCCGAGAAGGCAGTAGAAATTCTTTATCCTGTAGTGAAAATTTTTAAAGTGGGAGCGCAGCTATTCACTGCCTGTGGACCCAAAGTTATAGAATGTATAAAAAAAAGAGGAGGAGAAGTTTTTTTAGATTTGAAATACCACGATATACCTCATACAGTAGCGAAGGCGGTAGAAATTGCTACCTTGCAAGGAGTGTTTATGCTTACGCTTCATATTCAAGGAGGTTTCTGGATGATGAAGCGTGCTTTAGATATGGCAAGAGCGGTTGCTAAGGAGGAGAAATTGAACCGCCCACTTCTTTTAGGAGTGACGGTGCTTACCAGCTTAGAACACGATGACCTTCTGCAACTGGGCATAGGAAGAGGTGTAGATATGCAAGTATTACACCTTACTCGTTTGGCACTTAAAGCTGGTTTGGATGGTATAGTTTCTTCTTCTGAAGAGGCAAGGATGATTCGACAAAACTTTGGAGAAAAGCCATTGATTATTACCCCAGGGATACGCTTGAAGAAAATGTCTTCTGATGACCAGAAACGGATATCTACTCCTGAAGAAGCGATCAGAGCAGGAGCAGATTATATTGTGGTAGGAAGGCCAATACTGAAAGCAAATAATCCTTTGAAAGAGGCAGAGAAGATAGAGGATTTATTGAGAGAAGAAGAGGAAATTCTCAAAGAAGGGGGTAAAAATGACTAAAGAAGAGGTTTTGGATATTTTAGGAAAGACAGGTGCAGTTCTAAACGGTCATTTTATTCTCTCCAGTGGTTTACATTCAGATAAATATATTCAGTGTGCTTTGACGCTTCAGTATCCGAAGTATGCAGCATGGCTGGCGCGAGCAATTGCTGATAAGTTTAGAACGGAGATGATTACCGTTGTACTTGCTCCGGCAGTAGGGGGAATTGTTTTGGGGCAGGAGGTAGCCAAAGCCACAGGTGCAAGAGCAATTTTTGCAGAAAGAGAAGAGGGGAAAATGACTTTAAGGAGAGGTTTTACCCTTACTAAGAACGACCGAGTACTAGTGATAGAGGATGTAATTACTACCGGTTCCACTGTAGAAGAGTTAATTGGTTTGATAAAAGAAAGTGAAGCAAGGCTAATTGGAGTTTCTTCAATCGTTGACCGTTCCAGTGAAAAATTAGTTTTTAAAGACCGTTTTGAATATTTGGTTAAAATTCCTATAAAGAATTATACTGAACAGAATTGTCCCCTTTGTAAAGAAAATATCCCCGCTGTTAAGTTGGGTAGCCGGGGATTAAAATAATTGCTAAAAAGAAAGGAAAGAGGATGGGTATGGTAAAAAAGCTAAAAATAGGTTTACCCAAAGGGAGTCTTCAGGAAGCAACCTTTTATCTTTTTAAAAAGGCAGGTTTTAAAATCGCTCTTTCGGAGCGTTCCTATTTCCCTTCCATTGACGATCCCGAGATTGAGCCTGTTCTTTTAAGAGCACAGGAGATAGCGCGTTATGTGGAGACTGACCTCGACTGCGGGATAACCGGCGGAGATTGGATACAAGAAAATGGTTCTCATGTTAAGGAAATTTGTGAATTAATCTATGCGAAACAGTCTTTAAAACCGGTACGCTGGGTGATTGCCGTTCCAGAAAATTCATCCATAAAGACCTTAAAAGACCTTAACGGCAAGCAGATAGCTACAGAGTTGGTCAAGGTAACTAAAAAATTTTTAGAAAAAAAAGGGGTAAAAGCACTGGTAGAATTTTCTTGGGGAGCAACAGAGGCAAAAGTTGCTCAAGGTTTAGTGGAGGCGGTAGTAGAACTTACCGAGACAGGAAAGAGTCTAAAAGCAAATAAGTTGAGAGAACTTACCACCATATGTGAATCAACCACTAAATTTATTGCCAATTATAAAAGCTGGCAGGATAAATGGAAAAGAAATAAGATGGAACAAATTGCCCTTCTTTTGCAAGGGGCAATTAATTCAGAAACCAAAGTAGGTTTAAAAATGAATGTCAAAGAAGAGAATCTAAAAAAGATTATTAAAATTCTTCCGGCAATGCGTAACCCCACAGTCTCTAAACTTACTCTCCCCGGCTGGGTAGCAATTGAAGTTATTGTTGATGAGGAGGTTGTACGCCATTTGATTCCTCAGCTAAAGCGCTTGGGCGCTGAAGGGATTATCGAATACCCTTTGAATAAAGTTATTTATTGAAAAAATATAAGAAATAAACCCAACTCCCAAAAATCCTTTGAGAATAAGGAAAATTTTATTTTTGTGTTATAAGAAAATGATTTTGTAATTACAAAAAAAGTTTATATGTGTCTTGGGCTTGGCAAGGTAGAAAAGATATGGTATATATTAATAAAAAAAGTTATTTGCGAAAAAGGCATGGGGGAAAAATGGTAAGCTCAGATAAAAACTTCTGGCTAATTACAATATTTTCGTTATTTTTTTCCGTGTTATTTTCTATATCATCGGTTGGGGCAGTAATGTTTCTAGAAGATGAGTATTCTGTGGCCACTTTAGAACCCAGCTCTATCCAGATTCCTCTTTCCGACGAAACCGCAGAAAAAATAATAATTGACGAACTTAATAAGTTATTTGGCGCAGAGGTTGTTTCTGAAGTTTTTCTTAGAGATCCTACGGAATTTTCTATTCTGATAGAGAGTATAAATTCCTTAGGCATAAATAAATTCCAAACGATAGCCAAAGATTTAGTTGATATTTTAGGCAGTGATAATGTTGTTTGGATATTTAGGGAGAGTCCTTACCTCTTTATACAATCGATAGATTCAATTGGCTTCCTTTCAACAGTTAATTTTAGAGAGTTCGTTAACTTCTTAGGCAGGGATAATATTATTAAGGCGTTTAGAGAAAGCCCTTATGATTTTTATTTGCTAATAGAGGCAATAGATGCCTTCGGTATAGAAAATTGCTTAGCAGTAATTGATGTTTTGGGGAAAGAAAATGTTGTTAAAGTAGCATTGTTTAACCTTTATGGTTTAGCCAGAGCTATAGAATTAATAGCGGATTTGGGCAGAGAAAATTTTGAAATTGTTGTTAATGTTATAGGAAAGGAAATAATTTCTCGTTTATTTACAGAATCCAATTGTGAGTTTTCCTTATTGATAGAAACAATAAATTCCTTGAGCGTAGAGAGATTCATTAGCCTCATCAGGTATCTAAGAGAGTATTTAGGCAATGATGTGTTTTCTGGTGTTTTTTTGAATTACCCTGCGGATGTTGTTTCCACAATAAAAAGTATTGATTCTCTAGGAAGAGACAATTTTCAGTATCTAATCGATTCTCTTGGGGAAGAAAACATTTTTCGTTTATTCTCAGAAAAACCGTATCTCTTAAACCAGATAATAGAAGCAATAAATGTGCTTAGCATTGATAAGTTAGAGGAGTTAATTAACCATTTAGGTAAAGAAAGTGTTTCTTGCCTATTTGAGAAAGCTCCTCTTATTTTTGTTCTACTTTTGGAGAAGGTTGTAAAGAATATAGCATCATTTTATGATATTATCGAAACAATAAAAGATTATTATTTTGGTAAAACAGGACGTTATTCAGCGCTTATTTGGCAAGAGTTTGGATTGATTGTTTGGGAGGAAGAAGATTTAGTAAGTTCCTTAGAACAATTAGAATGGGAGGCAATTTATAATCTCATGTGCAATGTACCGGTTGATTTTTTTGTAGATTTTGGTGGGTTTATCATTAAAGAGTTTACAGATATCGGAAGAAGTGGAGAATATAACCACTGGACAGAAACCGCCACTATCTATATGCATATTTTAAGAAGAAATCCTGCATTTCTTCTACAGGTAATTTTTCACGAATTGGCACACCACATAGATAACGTCTATTTTCAGAACAAGGCATTTTTAGATTTATATAGCAGGTCAATTCATGATGGTCATTTTGCTTATGAGCTTGGAAATAAGAACTCTCAAGAGGATTTTGCCACCGTTGTAGAGATGTGTTTTTTTGATACAAGAATACAGTTGCTAAGGGGTATTGAACAGGCTCTTAGAGGCGATTCTCTCTATTGGGAAAAAGTGCTCTTTGTCTTAGACCTCTTTACTAAGGGACATCCTAATTGTGCAGTAATCTATCGCATAATCGCTGGAGGAAGGGTAATTAAAAAAGAAATTGGTATTGAAAGAGATGTATTGGGAAATATTGTTTCTATCGGAGGCATAAGTGTTTCTAATTTAGAAGCGCTGAAACAATTCTTTTTAGATTTAGAGATATGATAAAAAGTTCTATTCTCGAGGTATGTATAGGAAAATTAGTGTCTTGTGTTTTTGAATTCTAAATAACAAATACCTACCTCCTGAAGAGAAGCACTTGTTGGTTTATTCTTTCTATAGTTTTTCTTTGCAAAATAAATAATTTAAAAGTTGAATCTTCTTGCTTTTACCATTTCCCTGTTGTAAAATAATTTTGTATTTATTGCTCTTAGTTGTAAATGGTTCAAGTGTGGACTTCCGGATAACGAAAGGAGTGAGGAAGATGCCCTGTGGAAGGAAGCGTAAGTTAAGAAAAATTAAGACCCATAAGAGAAAAAAGAGAAGAAGAGCACTCCGCCACAGAAAGAAAGAGTGGTAGTTTTTTAGCTTCACATAAATACAAAGGTTCAAGAGTGTGAAGAAAAGGGTGTTTTTTTTACTTAGGATATTTATTTTATCTATAATTTTCTTAGGATGTGCATCTAAAGAATTACGTAAAGGAGAAGAATTTAGGAAAACAGAAAATATCTCTCAGGAATTTATAGATGGTAGTAAGGAATATTTTATTTATGCCCATTACTTAGCAGCCATCTTCTATGAAAATGAGAATAATTTTAGTCAAGCAATAGAAGAATATAAGAAGGTATTAGAATACGATTTTAAGAATGCGTATATACATTCACGTTTAGCGACATGTTTTTTGAAAAAAGGCGAGATAGGTGAGGCGATAAAGGAGTTTCAACTGGTTTTGCAACATCAGCCTGAAGATGTTCAAGTAAGATTTATCCTTGCTCTTCTCTATACCTCTTTAGGAAAAATCATGGAGGCAGCTCAGGAGTATGAAGAGATTTTAAAATTAAATCCGCGTGATTTACTTGCCCTTACTTCTCTGGCTGACCTTTATGTTGGTCAAGAAAAAACCCAGGAAGCAATTGAAATATACAAAAGATTAATCGAGGCGAGGGAAGAATCCCCACTTTTGCATTTTAATTTAGGGATACTGTATGCACGATTTAATCAAATGGACCAGGCAATTTCCCAGATGGAGAAAGCCTTAGAATTAGAACCAAACTATGTTCAGGCTATTTTGAGCTTGGGTGTGCTTTATGAATTGAAAGGAGAGAATAATTCAGCAATTGATAACTATCGGAAAGCACTTCAATTAGAACCCCGCAACATAAAAATTCATTATTTACTTGCTCAAGTTTTATTAAAAAATGGGCAAGTTGCAGATTCAATAGAGGAGTACTTGAGAATTATCAATGACTATCCCGAGGAAATCAATGGGTATTTGGAACTGGGAATTCTTTATATTCAGGAAAAGAAATATAAAGAAGCAATCGGACTTCTGGAAAATGCCCTCGCGAAGAATATAGGCTTAAGGCATGATGAGTTTTATTTTCTGCTTGGTATCGCATATAATGTCGACCGTCAGCAGGAAGCGGCAGAATCCGCTTATCTCAAAGCGATAGAACTAAATTCAGAGCATTCGCGGGCATATTTTTATCTTGGAGCGCTCTATGAGGAGAGAGATAAAAAAGAAGAAGCGATTAAATATTTGAAGAAAGCGATAGAACTTGATCCTATAAATGCAGAAGCTTTAAATTATCTTGGGTATATTTATGCAGAAGAAGGAGTTAATCTTGATGAGGCACTTGATTTGATTAACCGTGCACTTAAACAAGATCCGGAGAATGGAGCATATATGGACAGCTTGGGTTGGGTTTATTATAAAAAAGGGATGCTGGATAAAGCGTTGTATCACATAGAAAAGGCAGTTGAGTTTCTTCCTACCGATCCGGTAATTTTAGACCATCTGGGGGATATATATTTTGACAAAGGTCTTTTGGATAAGGCAGGCGATGCTTGGAGAAAATCTCTGGAGTTAGACATTGAGCAGGTAAAGGTGAAGGAGAAATTGGACAAACTGCAAAATATCAGATGAATGGTTGCAGAA is part of the Candidatus Omnitrophota bacterium genome and harbors:
- a CDS encoding dihydroorotate dehydrogenase; the protein is MGVELAVEIGKLKLKKPVLVASGTFGFDDDYEELVKSNCLGALVTKTLTLKPRQGNLPPRIVETPSGVLNSIGLQNKGIDFFLAEEIPALSKFEIPIIVSIAGERIEDYGLLAKRLDKEKKISALEINISCPNVESEEECLFAQDAYLTYGVVKAVRESTDKTVIAKLSPNVTNIVPIAQAAFDAGADALALVNTFFGMDIDIETKKSKLGSFYGGLSGPAIKPLALYMVHKVKKAVNLPLIGMGGIVSSYDALQFFILGATCVAIGTGNFVNPQIAKEILEGIEAYLEKHKLRNIKEIIGTIKI
- the pyrF gene encoding orotidine-5'-phosphate decarboxylase → MKKQITNRLIVALDMEKIAAAEKAVEILYPVVKIFKVGAQLFTACGPKVIECIKKRGGEVFLDLKYHDIPHTVAKAVEIATLQGVFMLTLHIQGGFWMMKRALDMARAVAKEEKLNRPLLLGVTVLTSLEHDDLLQLGIGRGVDMQVLHLTRLALKAGLDGIVSSSEEARMIRQNFGEKPLIITPGIRLKKMSSDDQKRISTPEEAIRAGADYIVVGRPILKANNPLKEAEKIEDLLREEEEILKEGGKND
- the pyrE gene encoding orotate phosphoribosyltransferase; protein product: MTKEEVLDILGKTGAVLNGHFILSSGLHSDKYIQCALTLQYPKYAAWLARAIADKFRTEMITVVLAPAVGGIVLGQEVAKATGARAIFAEREEGKMTLRRGFTLTKNDRVLVIEDVITTGSTVEELIGLIKESEARLIGVSSIVDRSSEKLVFKDRFEYLVKIPIKNYTEQNCPLCKENIPAVKLGSRGLK
- the hisG gene encoding ATP phosphoribosyltransferase, whose protein sequence is MVKKLKIGLPKGSLQEATFYLFKKAGFKIALSERSYFPSIDDPEIEPVLLRAQEIARYVETDLDCGITGGDWIQENGSHVKEICELIYAKQSLKPVRWVIAVPENSSIKTLKDLNGKQIATELVKVTKKFLEKKGVKALVEFSWGATEAKVAQGLVEAVVELTETGKSLKANKLRELTTICESTTKFIANYKSWQDKWKRNKMEQIALLLQGAINSETKVGLKMNVKEENLKKIIKILPAMRNPTVSKLTLPGWVAIEVIVDEEVVRHLIPQLKRLGAEGIIEYPLNKVIY
- a CDS encoding tetratricopeptide repeat protein, which translates into the protein MFFLLRIFILSIIFLGCASKELRKGEEFRKTENISQEFIDGSKEYFIYAHYLAAIFYENENNFSQAIEEYKKVLEYDFKNAYIHSRLATCFLKKGEIGEAIKEFQLVLQHQPEDVQVRFILALLYTSLGKIMEAAQEYEEILKLNPRDLLALTSLADLYVGQEKTQEAIEIYKRLIEAREESPLLHFNLGILYARFNQMDQAISQMEKALELEPNYVQAILSLGVLYELKGENNSAIDNYRKALQLEPRNIKIHYLLAQVLLKNGQVADSIEEYLRIINDYPEEINGYLELGILYIQEKKYKEAIGLLENALAKNIGLRHDEFYFLLGIAYNVDRQQEAAESAYLKAIELNSEHSRAYFYLGALYEERDKKEEAIKYLKKAIELDPINAEALNYLGYIYAEEGVNLDEALDLINRALKQDPENGAYMDSLGWVYYKKGMLDKALYHIEKAVEFLPTDPVILDHLGDIYFDKGLLDKAGDAWRKSLELDIEQVKVKEKLDKLQNIR